Genomic segment of Myxococcus stipitatus:
GACCGGAGACAGCGACGGAACCCGAGTAGCCTTGTCGTGGGCTGGGGCGTCGCGCTCGCATTCCGCGAGGAGGGGCTCGGCCGGAGCAGGAGCACCATGTCGTCCCTCGAGCACCTCTCGCGCCGTTGTCTCCTCCTGTTGTTGTGTGTCGTGGCCGTCGCTTGCGGAGAGGAGGACAGTCCACCCACGGAGGAGGACATCCTGGTCCGCCTGTCCGCCATCCCGGGGCTCACCGTGCGCGAGGAGCCGGTGGGACCGGGGATTCCTCCGGACCACCGCTTCTTCGTCATGGAGTTCGACCAGCCCGCGGACCATGCGCATCCGGAGGGCCAGCGCTTCCGCCAGCGGCTGACGTTGCTGCACGCCTCGAGAACGAGGCCCATGGTGCTCTATGCCAGCGGCTACTTCGTCCACACGCAGGCGTCGCGGCGCGAGCCCACGCAGTGGCTCGAGGCCAATCAGCTCTCCATCGAGCACCGCTTCTTCGGAACGAGCAGGCCCGCTCCCCCGGACTGGAGCCAGCTCACCATCCGGCAGTCCGCGGATGACTTCCACCGCATCGTCGAGGCCTTCAAGCCGCTGTACCCGGCCCGTTGGATATCCACGGGCGCGAGCAAGGGCGGCGAGACGATGGTGTTCTTCCGTCGCTTCTACCCGGACGATGTGCATGGGACGGTGGCGTATGTCGCGCCGCTCGCGCGCTTCGACGACGACCGCTTCATCGCCTTCCAGGAGTCCGTGGGCTCGGCGCCGTGCCGTGAGCGGCTGAAGTCCTTCCAGCACGCGGCGTTGGACCAGCGCGCGGCCCTCCTCGCGGAGCTGGACACGCGGGCCGCGCGGCGCGGCCTCACGTTCAATCACCTGGGGCGGGACGTCGCGCTCGAGCACGCCATCATCGAGCACTACTTCTACTTCTGGCAGTACGACAGCCAGTCGCGCTGCGGCACCGTGCCGACGCCGTCCGCGTCCCCCGCCGTGCTCATGGACGAATTGGATGCGCGCGTCGACATGGCCAGCTTCTCCGACGACCAGGTGGAGGCCTATGGCCCCTACAACTACCAGGCCGCCGTGGAGCTGGGCTACCCACGGCCCTTCGAGACGCACCTGGCCGGCCGCCTCCGGTTTCCGGGCACCGACACCCCCCAGGCCTACGCGCCTCGCGGTGTCCCCACGACCTTCCAGCCGGGCGCCATGCCCGACATCCAGGACTGGGTCTCACGCGAGGGTGAGCGCCTGATGTTTGTCTATGGCGGGCACGACCCGTGGACCGCCGCGCCGTACTCGCTGGGGGGAGCGCGCGACTCCGTCCTCTACACCGTGCCGGGCGGCAACCACGGTGCGCGGCTGGCGCTGCTCCCGGAGGCCCAACGCAACGAGGCCCGCGTGCTCCTTCGCCAGTGGGCTGGCTTGGAGATCGGGGCCTTGGAACTGCAAGTCTCGAAGTGGCGGCTGGAGCCCGAAGGCGAGGAGTGGGGTCCTCGCCTCGGGCGTCCGCTGTCGCGTTAGTTCACGCCGACGGCGGTCCAGCTCTCCTTCACCTTCGCCAGCTCCGTGGAGTCCGCGCCGTACAGGTCCGTGGCCGCCTTGATGGTGGCCTCGCGCGCCTGGGCGAACGTGGTGTTGGGCGTCATGTAGTGGGCCAGGGCGCGGTAGTAGATCTTCAGGCCCTTGTCCATGCCGATGCCGTCCTTGACCTCGATCTTGGACGTGCGGTTCGTGCCGCCGTTGGCCAGCAGGTAGAACGCGTTGTTCGCGATGCCGCTGGAGCCGTGGACCTCGGTCTGCTTCGGGTAGTTGCTGTAGTGGTCGATGGAGTACCCGTCCTTGGTCGGGTCGTTCATGTAGCGCAGGCCGTCCTCGCCGCCGTTGCCCGGCGTCCAGGCCGTCTCGCCCACCGTCCAGTTGAACTTCACGTCCGGGTTCTTGGTGGACGCGTACCACTCCACGCCAGCGCCCATGATGTCGCTGAACGCCTCGTTCAGGCCACCGGACTCGTTGCGGTAGATGAGGCCGGCGGTGCGCTCGGTGAGGCCGTGGGCGATCTCGTGGCCGGCGATGTCCAGCGCCGTGAGCGGGCCGGAGTTCTTGCCGTCACCATCGCCGTAGCTCATCTTCGTGCCGTCCCAGAACGCGTTGACGTAGTTGGTCCGCACGTGGACGAACGAGTTGAGCGCCTCGCCCGCGCCGTCGATGGAGTTGCGGCCCAGCACGTCCTTCATGAAGTCGAAGGTCATCGCCGCGCCGTAGTGCGCGTCCACGGCCGCCTTGGTGCGCGAGTCGTCGGTGGCCTCGCCCCAGACGTTGTTGTCGTCGGTGAGCTGCGTCTTGCCCGACGCCGTCTGCTTGTTCATCGCGTCGTAGGTGTTCACGCCCTTGCCGCGCGTGGAGTCCTCGAGGACGTACTTGCCATCCGGCTTCTTCGTCGTCTCCAGGGCCACCTTGCCGCTGTACAGCGAGGTGTCGTCCACCGTGCCGTTGTTCGGCGTCTCGACCGGCGGCTTGGACTCCTTCGGGGTGATGTTGAGGCTCCAGCCCTTCAGGGTGCCCGTGTCGCGCTTGGCCTTGTCCTCGACGGTCAGCGTCCACTCGCCCTTGGTGGACTCACCCGCGAACTCGCTCAGGTCGAAGGAGCCCTTCACGTCGTCGGTGCCGCCGCCCGTGCGGTTGTGCACCACGGCGCTCTTGCCGGAGGGGCTGGTCAGCGTGACCTTCAGGTCGCCCTTGAACGTGTGGGCGATGTCCAGGTCCAGCTTCAGCTTCTCGACGTTGCCTTCCTGCGCGACGGTGACCTTGGACGTGACCGTGCTGTTGTCCTTGATCTCCGCGGGCGTGGTGTTCGCTGCGGTGATGTCCGTGGAGCGCTTGGGCGCGGCGCGGTTGGAGCCGTAGAAGCCGCCAATCTCGTTGTAGGACTCGAAGATCTTCCCGGTGTTCGCATCCACCAGGTAGTTCATCTTGCGGGGGCGGTCCTGGCCCTCGATCTGCGACATCTGCACGCGGTAGGCGGAGTGATACTTGCCGGCCTTGTCCTGGTAGATGACCCGCTCGGCGTTCGGCTGCTTGTCCGGCTTCGCGCCGAACTCCTTGCGCGCGATGTCGATGGCGGCCTGGGTGTTCAGCTTGGGCAGCTCACGGCCCAGGCCCGCGGGGACGACGGACTGCTCGCCCGTGACGCTCGACACCTTGCCATCCTTGTCGAGGTGCGTGACGACCTGCTCACCGAAGACCTTCACACCCTCGTGAACGCGGTCCAGGCGGACGTGCGTCATGCCGAGCGCGTCGCGCTCCACGTTGGCCGGGACGAACGTCGTGGGCTGGGGCAGCAGCGTCTGCGCGCCCTTCAGCGGGTTGAGGTGCGACAGCGACGTCTGGACGGCGTTCTGCGCCTCCTTGCTGCCGAGCGCCAGCCGGCCCGCACCCACCGGGGCCTGCGTGAGCGTCTTCTCGGCACGCGCCAGCTCCGACGTGCGCGTCCCGGAGCTGAAACCATCCTTGATCGTCAGCGGCGCGGAGGCGGACTTCGCCGTGTTCTTCTGCTGGGTCTCGTTGGTGGAACGAACGGCGATGGGCTTGGTGTCGAGGCGACGAATGCTCATTCGAAGATCACTCTCTCACTGCGAGGGGGGACGAGAGGATTGTCGACACCGTGTGACGCGGAGTTGCCGAAGACGTGCCGCATCGCACCAGCCAGGCGCTTTTTGGCGCGTTTTTTCGGGTGTTTCAGTGTTTTGACGGGAGGATTGACACAGGGAGTGGTGTCTCAGTCCGCTTTCCGTGGACCTGAGCCAGGGCCAGGAAAGGCGTGTCCGGCCACATTTTCGTGTATTTTCCCGGCAGTTTTCCACCCGCCCCGACGGGAGAAATGGGGCGGGAAGGCGAGTCAACTCGGACGCAGGGGTTCGTCTGACTCGACATTGACGACCTGGGTGTCGGCCAGGTGGTCGTGAAGACAGCGGTGGTCTTCGCGGAAGATGAACAATGCGTCGACAAGGCCAAACACGCCCGTCACCTGGCTCAACCAGACAGGCAGCAGGTTGCGGAGCAGCGCCAGCCTCACGACGGAGATCGGCTGCCCGTTCATCCGGATCACCCGGATGCCCCGCCACCGCTTGCCCAGGCTCTGTCCGGTCTTCACCACCATGGCGATCTGGATGCCGAGCGTCACCACGAGGGCGAGGAGGGGCGAGAGGAGCAGGAAGACGCCAAAGTCGTCCGGCCCCGACTTCGCGGAATCGCTGAAGGCGATGATGGGCATGATGACGGCGCCGAGCAGCGGGACGGAGACGAACAAGGAGTCGACCAGGTTGGCCCAGAAGCGGTCGCGTCGGCTGGCGAGCGCCGGGAGCGCCTTGTTCAGGCAGGGCCCGCAGTAGGAGCGACCGTCCCTGCCGCGGCGGCGGCAGTTGACGCAGATGAAGGTGCCACAGCGCTGGCAGATGCCGGTGGCGAGGACCTCGGGGTGGAGCGGGCAGTGCGCCTGGGGGACGGACTCTGTTTCAGTGGAGGGCGGAAGAGACATGGCTGCGTTCGGGGCGGCCCTGGGCCGGAGGCTCCCATGAGTAGGGCCGCCACGCCCGAGGGGTCAAGCGTGTCTCGAGCTCTCGTCTGACGAGGCGTAGACGACCTGGGTGCCCGCGATGAGGTCGTGCAGACAGCGCCGGTCCTCGCGAAAGATGAAGAGGAGGTCGACAATGCCTGTCACGCCGAACGTCAGCTGGCTCACGCCGTAGGGAATCAGGTTGCGGACGAGAATCAGGACCCCCAGAGAGACGGGGCTGCCATCCATGCGCACCACCTTGATGCCGCGCCAGCGCTTGCCCAGGCTCTGCCCGGTGCGCGCGACACCGACCACCTGGGCGGCGAGCACCACGAGGGTGACGAGGAGGGCGAAGGAGAGCCAGATGGGAGAGAACCCCGTCTTGTTCGCGGAGGCGATGCCTTGGGCGACACCCGCGATGGCCATGGGTGCGGTGATGGCGAAGGCGTCGAACAGGTTCGCGAGGAACCGGTCCCCTCGGCTCGCGGATACGAGGAGCGCGGAGCTCATGCCCAGACAGGCCTGGCAGTAGGACAGCAGGTCGGGGCCACGGCGGACGCACTGGTAGCAGGCGAAGCTGCCACAGCGCTCACAGGTGGCGACCGCGGAGGCCGAAGGGTGGAGGGGACAACGCGCTTCGGTGGACAGCTCTCTCACGTCGGGGCGCGGCGCGGACATGGCTGCTCCTTCAGGACGGCCGTGGGATGTCGGGGGTGAGGCTGGAGGGACTCAGGCTCCTCCGAAGAAGGACACCTCCAGGACCCGGATAAAGAGGTTGCACGCGGCGTGAAAGAGCGCGGCGCCAATCACGGTGCCGGTGCGCTCGCGCATCCATCCGAAGAGCAGGGCGGGGAAGAAGACCGACAGGCGCCAGGCCTGGAAGATGGCCAGGTGGCCCAGGGCGAACAGCACGGCCGTCACCCAGAAGGCGGGGCCCAGCCGCGCGCCCAGGAACTTGCGGCCCTGGGGCCAGGCATCCCGCAGGCGCGCCTGGAGGTAGCCCCGGTAGAAGAACTCCTCGGGCAGCGCGACGACGAAGAGCTGATCCACCACCCACTCCCCGAAGCGCGAGGGCAGGCGCCATTGGAAGTGGACCTCGCCGCCCAGGGGCGTGAGGTGTCGCGCGACGGCCTCCGGCAGATGCGGGAGGAGCTCCGCGAACCCGGCGAAGCCCAGGAAGAAGAGGGGGCCGACGATGGCGGAGACGATGAGGAACAGCCGCACGTCCTCCCGCCAGGCGCGCGCGGACAGGCCGTAGTCGCGGTAGTCCTCGTCGCGCCAGCGCATGGGGATGAGCGGCAGGTAGAGGAAGCCCACTGTGGCCACCAGCTTGGGGATGCTGGTGCCGCCGAAGGCGAGGAACGCGGCGATGATGCCGGCGAAGCCCACGGCCCAGAGGCCCAAGGCTTCCTGCACGGCGCTGGGGCGCCAAGGGGTCGCCACCGTCTGGGTCATGGTTTGTCCGAGGCGGCGAGGGTCAGCTTCACCTCGCCCATGGGCAGCACCCTGCAACCGCGCCGGGTGCGCTGCACCACCACCGCCACCAGCCGCCCGTCCGAGTCGAACACGGGGCTGCCAGGGGGCAGTGCGAGGGGCACGTCATAGAAGGGCGCCGGGGCACGGGTGGCCTGGGCCGTCTCCGGCTTCTCGGGGCGGTTGCGGGCACCCGGGACGACGCCCACCAACCAGCGCCCCTCCAGGCTGTCGCCCTCCTTGAGCAGCCGCACCGGCACCGCGGGGTACGTGCCGTCCGGAGCGGCGACGACGGCGACCTTGAGCGACGCGTTGGCGAGCAACACCCGCGCGGGCAGGGCCTGACCCGCGTGTTCCACGGTGGCCACGCTCAGGCCGACATACTCCTCGCCCACGGACTCCACGGAGGTGAGGACCTGCCCCGCGGTGCCCACGAAGACGCCGGTCGCGGCGCGCCGGGGGCCGAGAATCTTCACCACCGAGCGGCGGTGGTGCTCCATCACCCGCTGGAGGTCGGCGCGCGACGGCCTCCCCGAGTCCGACGCGGCGGCGGGCAAGGCACCAAGGCAGAGGGCGAGGGCGAGCGGGAACAGGCGGGACATCGGCGGGCGCGGCAGCCTATCACCGCCGAGCGCGCAGTGCCGCGAGGAAGCGCTCCGCGGGGAGGGTGTTCAGAACCTCGTGCTTGCGTGCCCAGCCTCGCCGCGCCGTGGCCACCGCGAAGGCCAGGTTGCCCAGGTCCTCCTTGCGGTGGGCGTCACAGCTGACCACCAGCTTCACGCCGAGCTGGGTCGCCTTCCGGACGTACTCGGCCTTGATGTCGAGCCGTGCGGGCTTGCCGTTGATCTCCACCGCGACCCCGCGCTCGGCGGCGCGTGCGAGCACCTCCTCCATGCGAAGGGGGTAGGGCTCGCGGCTCGGCATGAGCCGTCCGGTGGGATGTCCGAGGATGTGCAGGTGCGGATTGTCCAGCGCGGCGAGCACGCGCCGGGTCATCTGGTCCTCATCCATGCCGTGCCGCACATGGATGGAGGCGATGACGACCTCCAGCTGCTCCAGCACCTTGTCCTCGTAGTCGAGCGCGCCGGACTCGAGGATGTCGACCTCGATGCCCTTGAGCAGCCGGACCTCGGGCACCTTCTCGTTGACGCGGTCGATCTCCTCCCACTGTCGTTGGAGAGCCTCCACCTTGAGGCCCCCGGCGTAGATGGCGGCCTCGCTGTGCTCGGTGATGGTGAGGTACTTCAGGCCGAGCGCCTTCGCGGCCAGCGCCATCTCCTCCAGCGTGTTCCTGCCATCGGACCACGTGGTGTGGGCGTGGACGGCGCCGAGCACATCCTCCAGGGTGACCAGGTCCGTGGGCAGCTTGTGCGCGAGCGCCGCCTCCACCTCGCCGTTGTCCTCGCGCAGCTCCGGCGGGACGAACTGCATGTCGAGCAGGGCGTAGAGCGCGGCCTCGTCCGCCACGCGGAGCTTGGTGCCGTCGTCGCGGTGGACGCCCCACTCGGAGATCTTCAGTCCGCGCTCGTGGGCCAGGTTGCGCAGCCGGATGTGGTGGGCCTTGGAGCCGGTGAAGTGGTGCAGGGCGGTGGCGAAGTCCTCGTCCGGGAGGACGCGCAGGTCCACCTGGAGGTCTCCGGCCTCCATCCGCACGGAGCACTTGCTGTCGCCCTTGCCCAGCACGGCGGCGACGCCGGGTGAGGTGGCCAGTGCATCCAGCACGGGGAAGGGGTCCGCGGCGGAGGCGATGATGTCCACGTCCGCCACCGTCTCTCCCCGGCGGCGCACGCTGCCACCCAGGCTCGCGCGCACCACGCCGGGCGATGCTCGCACGCGCTCGAGCAGGGCCTCGGCGATGGGGAGCACGTCGCCCAGCAGCTTGCGCTCGCCCTTCGCGCGGCGGAAGAGGGTGATGCCCTCGAGGATCTTCGCCTGGGACTTCTCGCCGAAGCCCTTCAGCTGGCGCACGCGGCCCTCGCGGCAGGCACGCTCCAGATCGTCGATGCTCCCGATGCCCAGCTCCTTCCAGAGCGTGGCGACCTTGCGCGGGCCGATGTCCGGCAGCTTCATCAGCTCGAGCAGCCCCGGGGGGAACTTCGCCCGCAGCTCCTCGAAGTAGGTCATCCGTCCGGTGGTCACCAGCTCGGTGATCTTCTCGGCGAGCGCGGGGCCGATGCCGGGAAGGCTCTCCAGGCGGCCCTCCGAGACGAGCGGCCCCAGCTCCTGGGTGAGGCCGAGGATGCGGTCGGCGCCCATGTCGTAGGCACGGGAGCGGAAGCCGTTCTCCCCGTGGAGCTGGAGGAGCAGGGAGATGTCCCGAAGGACCTGGGCAACGGTGGCTTTGTCGACGATGGGCGCGGTCACGTCAGGGGTCACGGAGAGGAAGTTAATGCCCGGGGAACGGGGGTGCAGGCCGCGCCGGGTTGTGGGAAAAAGGCGCGAATGACGAAGATCAAGCTCGGACCGGCGGACTTCGCCGAGAAGGAAATGCGCGGCTACGAAGTGGGCAAGCGCAACGTCTGCATCGCGAAGATTCACGGCCGATACAAGGGCCTTGATGATTGGTGCAACCACGCGGGGTGTCTGCTCTCCGGCGGTCGCATCGAGGACAACATGGTTGTCTGCCCGTGTCATGAGGTCGGGTTCGACATGGACACTGGCCGGAACGAGACCTCCCCGGGGGTCTGTGATGACCAGCCGACAGTGACGGTTGAGGTCCAGGACGGGGCCCTTATTGTCGACCTTCCCGAGAGCCCCTGAGCGCTCGCCACACCGGAGTCACCTGCATGGCACACGACGGACACGACCATGACCCCCGTCATGGCGACGGGCACGGGCATGAGCACGGCGCCGCGCCTGCTCACATCCATACACATCGGCACGAGCACGAGCACACCCATCCTCACGAGCACACCCACTCGCATGCGCACGAGCACGACGGGGTGACGCACGCGCATGAGCACTCGCACGCTCATGAGCACGGCCATTCCCACGCGCATGAGCACGCGCACTCCCACGGGGCGGAGGGGGAGAGGCACGACCACGGGCACTCGGCTGGCCACGGGCATGGGCACGACCACGGCCACGGCCACGGCCACGCACATGACCACGGTCACGAGCACGCGCATGACCATGGGCACGACCATGGTCATGGGCACAGCCACGGCCACGCACATGACCACGGTCACGCGCATGACCATGGGCATGGGCACAGCCACGGCCACTCACATGACCACGACCACGGTCACGAGCATGCGCACGACCACCGGCATGGGCACGGCCACGGCCACTCACATGACCACGATCACCGGCATGGGCACGGTCACGGGCATGCGCATGGGCACGACCATGGGCATGGGCACAGCCACTCGCATGACCGCGACCACGGGCACTCGCACGGCGCCGTGCCGCACGAGCACAAGGCCCGTGCTCCGGTGCATGTCAGTGCGTTTGTCGTGACGTGCTCGGACAGCCGTGACGCCGCGCGTGATGGGAGCGGCAAGGTCCTTCGGGACGGGCTGGAGTCCGCCGGGCACAACATCGCGGGTTATGTCGTCGTGAAGGACGACCCGGAGGCGATTCGAGGTGCGGTGGCGCAGGCCCAGGCCGCGGGCGCGCGGGCGTTGCTCTTCACGGGGGGCACCGGCATCGGCCGGCGAGACACCACCGTCGAGACGCTCCGAGCCATGTTCGAGAAGGAACTGCCCGGCTTCGGCGAACTCTTCCGGATGTTGTCGTACCGCCAGATCGGGAGCGCGGCGATGATGTCGCGAGCGACCGCGGGCACGTATCAGGGGATGATCATCTTCGCTCTGCCGGGCTCACCTCAGGCCGCGCGCCTCGCGCTCGACGCCCTCATCCTCCCGGAGCTGGGTCACGCGGTACGCGAGCTCACGCGCTAGTCGACATCCAGGAGTTCTTTGTCTGGGGTATTGATACGGTTTTTCTGTGTTGATGGAGCTTTGAGGATTGACCCACGGGAAATGTTTACGCAGAGTATTCTTCATTCGCTGCTCTGTCGCGAATAGTTCCCGTCGGTAGTCCCCCCAGCAACGCAGACCTCCCGGAAGAGGAGGAGCCCCATGCACATGAAGCGACTGGCTTCGTTGGTGATGATGGTCGGTTGTGTCTCGGCGTACGCGAAGGCGCCGGAGCGAGAGGTGTGGATCACCCTCGGCTCCGATGCCCTGTCGGAGGTGAACGCCGCGTTCATCGTCGCGGGGGCGAAGACGCCGTCGCTGGCGGGGCAGAAGGGCGGGGTCGTCGCGCTCAAGCTCCCCGAGTCTCAAATCGACCGGGTCTCGCGTGTCATGCACGACAAGCTCAACCGCTGTGGTGGCTTCCTCTACCATGACACGGAGGCGCAGGCCCTCGCGGAGCTGTCTGCGGGTGGCGCGGCGCTGGTCCCCAGCTCGCTGGCGGTCAACTACACGCTCGACAATGCCCCGGTGGTCAACACGCTGATCTCCGGCATGGCCGAGTCCAACATCCTGGCCAGCATCACCCACCTTTCCAGCTACACGACGCGCTACTACACCTCCACCACGGGCGTGCAGGCGGCTAACTGGATCAAGAGCCAGTGGGAAGGCTACGCGGGCCCGCGCGCGCAGGCCGGTGGCGACGTCACCGTGGAGCTGTTCACCCACGCCGCGTTCGCGCAGCCGTCGGTCATCCTCACCATCCAGGGCACCACGACGCCCTCGGAGATCGTCGTCCTGGGCGGCCACCTGGACTCCACCAACCTCTCGGGTGGCGCGGCCCCGGGCGCGGATGACGATGCATCCGGTATCGCCACCTTGTCCGAGGTCATCCGCGTCGCCATGGCGACCGGTTACAAGCCGGCCAGGACGGTGAAGTTCATGGCCTACGCCGCGGAGGAAGTCGGTCTGCGCGGCTCCAAGGAGATCGCCGACTCGCACAAGAACTCCGGCGCCAACGTCATCGGCGTGCTCCAGCTGGACATGACGAACTACAAGGGCTCCACCGTCGACATCGCGCTGATGACGGACTTCACCAACGCGGCGCAGAACGCCTTCGTCGGCAACCTCATCAACACGTACGTCTCGGGTGTGACCTGGTCGAACTCGTCGTGTGGTTACGGCTGCTCGGACCACGCGTCGTGGAACAGCGCGGGCTTCGCCGCGTCCATGCCCTTCGAGGCGCTGATGGGCCAGCACAACTCCGCCATCCACTCGGAGAATGACACGCTGGCGCGCAGCAACAACACCGCGACGCACGCGCTCAAGTTCGCGAAGATGGCGGGCGCGTACGTGGCGGAGCTGGCCAAGGGCACCGCGACGCTCTCCGACAGCGTGCCGCCCACCGTGGCCCTGACGGCTCCGACGGATGGCGCTTCCGTGACGGGCACCGTCACGCTGACCGCCACCGCGTCCGACAACACCGGCGTCGGCCGCGTGGACTTCCTGGTGGACGGCAACGTCGTGGGCACGGACAGCACCTCTCCGTATGCGGCGTCGTGGAACTCGGCGGCGGTCGCCAATGGCAGCCACACCGTCGTGGCGAAGGCCTACGACCTCATCGGCAACAGCGCGACCAGCACCAGCGCGACGGTGACGAGCAGCAACGCCAGCAGCAACGCCATCTTCGACACGGTGCTTCGCGCTCCGCGCTGCTCCAACGTGTCCAACCAGTGCGACTCCACCACGCTGCTCAACGGCCGCGCGGGTCTGGGGCCCGAGCTGAACGCGCCGAACACCATCAACAACTCCTGCGCGGACGGCGTCTCCGGCGCGTACCACACCGACGAGTCCAACGACCGCATCAAGGTGTCCACGGTCAGCGGCGCGCCCTTCGCTCCGGGCGAGGTGGTGCGGGTCGAGGCCACCGTCTGGGTCTTCGCCATCCGCCCGGACAAGCTGGACCTCTACTACACGGCCAACGCCAACAGTCCGGTGTGGACGAAGATCGCCACGCTGTCCGCGACGGCGACGGGCCAGCAGACGCTGTCGGCCACGTACACGCTGCCCGCTGGCCAGCTCCAGGCCGTGCGCGCCCGCTTCCGCTACAACGGCAGCGCCGCGCCGTGCGGCACCACGTCGTACGACGACCACGACGACCTGGTGTTCGCGGTCAACCCGTAGTCTCGTAGGATGCCACGCGCCCCCTTCCCAGCCGGGAAGGGGCGTCACTCCCGGGACGAGGGTGTCCCGGGAAGCGTGGGCGGCGGGCCGCCGTTCCAGGAACATTTGGGAGCCCCGACGTGACACGCCGTTCGAAGTCGTCCCCAGGACTGAGCCCCCAGGCAGTCGCCCCCCTGCGCGCCCGGCTCGATGCCTTGCTGGCGGCCACGGATGCCCGAGCCCGCATCGGCTTCGACCCCGTGGAGTTTCCCCACCGCTACCAGGACCCGCGCGACATCGAGGTGAGCGCGCTGCTCGCCGCCGCGCTGGCCTATGGGCGCGCGGACCTGTTCCGTCCCAAGGTGGATGCGCTGCTGGGCCGGATGGGCGCCTCGCCCGCAGCCTTCGTCCGCGAGCTGGATGTGCGAGGGGCCAAGGCCCTGCTGGAGGGCTTCGTCTATCGCTTCAACGTGGGCACGGACGTCGCGGTGCTCCTGCTGGGCATGGGACGCGCGCTGCGGGAGCACGGTGCGCTGGAGACCCTCTTCGTCCAGGGCCTCATCGCGGAAGGGGGGATGCACGGCGCGCTCAGCGCGTTCACCACCGCGCTGCGCCGAGTCCCCATGGCGCCGCTGCGTGCCGCGATGGGGCCGGAGCGCGGGCTGCACCACCTGCTGCCTTCACCGCTCGGGCCGGGCGCGGCCAAGCGCTTGAACCTCTTCCTTCGGTGGATGGTGCGCGGCCCGGACACCGTGGACTTCGGCATCTGGAAGCAGGTGTCTCCCTCCGCCCTGGTGATTCCGTTGGACACGCACATCGGCCGCATCTCCGGGCACCTGGGCCTCACCCGGCGCACCGACTTGACGTGGCGCACGGCGGAAGAGGTGACGGCCTCGTTGCGCGCGCTCGATGCCGGAGACCCGGTCCGCTACGACTTCGCTCTGTGTCACTACGGAATGAGCGGTGCGTGTCCCTCGACGCCTGTCGCGGAGAACTGCGAGCGGTGCGCGCTGCTGCCCGCCTGCCGAGTGGGACCTGGCGTGGTGGCGACGGCGACCCGACGGGTCTCCAAAGCCTCGCGACCGCGGGGTGGCTGAGTGTCGGCTGGGGAACGCCGTTGACCGTCGAGTCGGGTGACGATGCAATCGTGCCGGGTGCCTCCGGGTTGTTTTCGTGAGACATCGGGTCCTCCCCGGGCCGAGGAGTGTGATGCGGTGCTCGCGACACTGGTGGCGGTGCCTGCGGCGGTGGCGGTTGAGGTGGAGCGTGGCGTGCGCGCGTCCGGGGCGGGCCAGTCCTGTCATGTGCTGTGTGTGACGGGCGCGGATGTGATTGCG
This window contains:
- a CDS encoding RDD family protein is translated as MSLPPSTETESVPQAHCPLHPEVLATGICQRCGTFICVNCRRRGRDGRSYCGPCLNKALPALASRRDRFWANLVDSLFVSVPLLGAVIMPIIAFSDSAKSGPDDFGVFLLLSPLLALVVTLGIQIAMVVKTGQSLGKRWRGIRVIRMNGQPISVVRLALLRNLLPVWLSQVTGVFGLVDALFIFREDHRCLHDHLADTQVVNVESDEPLRPS
- a CDS encoding M4 family metallopeptidase, which gives rise to MSIRRLDTKPIAVRSTNETQQKNTAKSASAPLTIKDGFSSGTRTSELARAEKTLTQAPVGAGRLALGSKEAQNAVQTSLSHLNPLKGAQTLLPQPTTFVPANVERDALGMTHVRLDRVHEGVKVFGEQVVTHLDKDGKVSSVTGEQSVVPAGLGRELPKLNTQAAIDIARKEFGAKPDKQPNAERVIYQDKAGKYHSAYRVQMSQIEGQDRPRKMNYLVDANTGKIFESYNEIGGFYGSNRAAPKRSTDITAANTTPAEIKDNSTVTSKVTVAQEGNVEKLKLDLDIAHTFKGDLKVTLTSPSGKSAVVHNRTGGGTDDVKGSFDLSEFAGESTKGEWTLTVEDKAKRDTGTLKGWSLNITPKESKPPVETPNNGTVDDTSLYSGKVALETTKKPDGKYVLEDSTRGKGVNTYDAMNKQTASGKTQLTDDNNVWGEATDDSRTKAAVDAHYGAAMTFDFMKDVLGRNSIDGAGEALNSFVHVRTNYVNAFWDGTKMSYGDGDGKNSGPLTALDIAGHEIAHGLTERTAGLIYRNESGGLNEAFSDIMGAGVEWYASTKNPDVKFNWTVGETAWTPGNGGEDGLRYMNDPTKDGYSIDHYSNYPKQTEVHGSSGIANNAFYLLANGGTNRTSKIEVKDGIGMDKGLKIYYRALAHYMTPNTTFAQAREATIKAATDLYGADSTELAKVKESWTAVGVN
- a CDS encoding S28 family serine protease; this translates as MSSLEHLSRRCLLLLLCVVAVACGEEDSPPTEEDILVRLSAIPGLTVREEPVGPGIPPDHRFFVMEFDQPADHAHPEGQRFRQRLTLLHASRTRPMVLYASGYFVHTQASRREPTQWLEANQLSIEHRFFGTSRPAPPDWSQLTIRQSADDFHRIVEAFKPLYPARWISTGASKGGETMVFFRRFYPDDVHGTVAYVAPLARFDDDRFIAFQESVGSAPCRERLKSFQHAALDQRAALLAELDTRAARRGLTFNHLGRDVALEHAIIEHYFYFWQYDSQSRCGTVPTPSASPAVLMDELDARVDMASFSDDQVEAYGPYNYQAAVELGYPRPFETHLAGRLRFPGTDTPQAYAPRGVPTTFQPGAMPDIQDWVSREGERLMFVYGGHDPWTAAPYSLGGARDSVLYTVPGGNHGARLALLPEAQRNEARVLLRQWAGLEIGALELQVSKWRLEPEGEEWGPRLGRPLSR
- a CDS encoding RDD family protein; translation: MSAPRPDVRELSTEARCPLHPSASAVATCERCGSFACYQCVRRGPDLLSYCQACLGMSSALLVSASRGDRFLANLFDAFAITAPMAIAGVAQGIASANKTGFSPIWLSFALLVTLVVLAAQVVGVARTGQSLGKRWRGIKVVRMDGSPVSLGVLILVRNLIPYGVSQLTFGVTGIVDLLFIFREDRRCLHDLIAGTQVVYASSDESSRHA
- the mrtX gene encoding myxosortase MrtX — encoded protein: MTQTVATPWRPSAVQEALGLWAVGFAGIIAAFLAFGGTSIPKLVATVGFLYLPLIPMRWRDEDYRDYGLSARAWREDVRLFLIVSAIVGPLFFLGFAGFAELLPHLPEAVARHLTPLGGEVHFQWRLPSRFGEWVVDQLFVVALPEEFFYRGYLQARLRDAWPQGRKFLGARLGPAFWVTAVLFALGHLAIFQAWRLSVFFPALLFGWMRERTGTVIGAALFHAACNLFIRVLEVSFFGGA
- a CDS encoding serine protease, giving the protein MSRLFPLALALCLGALPAAASDSGRPSRADLQRVMEHHRRSVVKILGPRRAATGVFVGTAGQVLTSVESVGEEYVGLSVATVEHAGQALPARVLLANASLKVAVVAAPDGTYPAVPVRLLKEGDSLEGRWLVGVVPGARNRPEKPETAQATRAPAPFYDVPLALPPGSPVFDSDGRLVAVVVQRTRRGCRVLPMGEVKLTLAASDKP